A stretch of the Chlorobiota bacterium genome encodes the following:
- a CDS encoding signal peptidase II: MRKYFIISLSIVILDQITKILVKTQMSLNETHQLVGDFLRLTFVENPGMAFGINLGVPVILSVFSLIASIFIIYLLNKSKKQLSASPWFKLSLALILGGAIGNFIDRTFYGLIFNYAPLCYGKVVDFVDVDIPDINIFNFSINRFYVFNVADSGVSIGMFLLLIFYPKTEVIDPKIESIIDNLEIENKNITPSEISNKNI; encoded by the coding sequence ATGAGGAAGTATTTTATAATTTCACTTTCGATTGTAATTCTTGATCAGATAACTAAAATTTTAGTAAAAACTCAAATGTCTTTAAATGAAACTCATCAGTTAGTTGGTGATTTTCTTAGATTAACATTTGTTGAAAATCCTGGTATGGCATTTGGAATAAATTTAGGAGTTCCAGTAATTTTAAGTGTTTTTAGTTTAATTGCTAGTATTTTTATTATTTATTTGCTAAATAAAAGTAAAAAACAATTAAGTGCTTCCCCTTGGTTCAAATTGTCTTTAGCTTTAATTCTTGGAGGTGCAATTGGAAATTTTATTGATAGAACTTTTTATGGATTAATTTTTAATTATGCTCCTTTATGTTATGGAAAAGTTGTTGATTTTGTTGATGTAGATATTCCAGATATTAATATTTTTAATTTTTCTATTAATAGATTTTATGTTTTTAATGTAGCTGATTCTGGTGTATCAATTGGAATGTTTTTATTGCTAATATTTTATCCCAAAACAGAAGTGATTGATCCTAAAATTGAATCTATCATAGATAATCTTGAAATTGAGAACAAAAACATAACACCATCAGAAATTTCTAATAAAAATATTTAA
- a CDS encoding isoleucine--tRNA ligase: MFPQFPDRIDYTEIEKEVLDFWCKSDIFDRSVSTRNEDNLWTFYEGPPTANGSPGIHHVLSRAIKDAFCRYKTMKGFRVNRRAGWDTHGLPVEIALEKQLGLKQKSEIETKVGIGNFNKLAKDLVYDNIYRDKGWRELTERMGYWVNFENAYITCTNNYIESVWWSLSEFFKKDLIYKGFRITPQCPHCETPLSSHELAQGYKDVRDPSLYVKMKVKSNEKIIFPENTFFLVWTTTPWTLISNVAVCLGSEINYKLVLDKVTNQHYILADSRLQILDPENKWEIVNDYKGSELEFVEYERLFDYLPIDKKCFFATLGDFVSTTDGTGIVHIAPAFGVDDYEISKKYDLSVINGVTPGGKFIDLVTDFAGRSVKKIEFDGNIFEGSDKDIIIALKNRDLVFKSSNDYLHSYPHCWRCNNPIIYYARDSWYIKATSFSKELVENNDKMIKWQPPEIGAGRFGNWLKEVKDWSLSRDRYWGTPLPIWVSEDNPNDMFCVGSIEELLTGSFEKEDGSVVKAIDVKDELDLHKPFVDNIFFIKNGITYRRTPELIDVWYDSGSMPFAQWHYPFENVDKFKSNFPADFIAEGVDQTRGWFYTLHAIATPLFGCSATKNILVNDLVLDDKGQKMSKSKGNILNPFTLIDKYGADAVRWYMITSSPPWKPMIFSENDLSKTVLSDFFRALTNTYNFFVLYANIDGFNYDQEKIPVKDRAELDRWIISSMNSMIKNYTEFMEDYDPTKAMRLVSEFAIENLSNWYVRRNRRRFWKSEMSVDKVSAYQTLYECLVCIVKLMAPLSPFISDKMYNMLNSTTKLEDIDSVHLAYIPDSITSDIDLDLERRMKRAQKSVALARALREKSKIKVRQPLSKMLIAVSNETERNDYNLIEDIIKEEINIKEILYVGINEQSDVVKKRAKANFKTLGPKFGKSMKTVADAIGNMSTLQISEIILNGKIELAFNGDYFEIVKEDIDILHDEIQGWLIASEGTLTVALDTELDEDLLSEGNAREFVNRIQNLRKDSKFEVTDRIKIFYSTNEQTKSSLIRQRDYICSETLAIDLIDDESSNFEIDINGIICKVKIMKAN, from the coding sequence ATGTTTCCACAATTTCCAGATAGAATAGACTATACAGAAATAGAGAAAGAAGTTCTAGACTTTTGGTGTAAATCAGATATTTTTGATAGATCTGTTTCAACACGAAATGAAGATAACTTATGGACTTTTTATGAGGGACCACCAACTGCGAATGGTAGTCCAGGTATACATCATGTTCTTTCTAGAGCTATAAAAGATGCATTTTGTAGATATAAAACAATGAAGGGCTTTAGAGTCAATAGAAGAGCAGGTTGGGACACTCACGGATTACCTGTTGAGATTGCATTAGAGAAACAACTTGGGCTCAAACAAAAGAGTGAAATAGAAACTAAGGTCGGAATAGGTAACTTTAATAAGTTGGCTAAGGATCTGGTTTATGACAATATTTATAGAGATAAAGGTTGGAGAGAATTAACTGAAAGAATGGGATATTGGGTGAATTTTGAGAATGCTTATATCACTTGTACAAATAATTATATAGAATCTGTTTGGTGGTCTTTATCAGAATTTTTCAAGAAAGATCTGATTTATAAAGGATTTAGAATTACACCACAATGTCCACATTGTGAAACACCGTTATCAAGCCATGAGTTAGCTCAAGGTTATAAAGATGTAAGAGATCCATCTTTGTATGTTAAAATGAAAGTTAAGAGTAATGAGAAAATTATTTTCCCAGAAAATACTTTCTTTCTTGTTTGGACAACTACTCCGTGGACTTTAATATCGAATGTAGCTGTTTGTTTGGGTTCAGAAATTAATTATAAATTAGTATTAGATAAAGTAACTAATCAACATTATATTTTAGCAGATTCAAGATTACAAATTCTTGATCCAGAAAATAAATGGGAAATAGTTAATGATTACAAAGGGTCTGAATTAGAATTTGTTGAGTATGAAAGATTATTTGATTATTTACCTATAGATAAAAAATGTTTCTTTGCTACTTTAGGAGATTTTGTATCAACTACTGATGGAACTGGAATTGTTCATATTGCTCCAGCATTTGGTGTAGATGATTATGAGATTTCAAAAAAGTATGATTTAAGCGTTATAAATGGAGTAACACCTGGTGGTAAATTTATTGACTTGGTAACAGATTTTGCAGGTAGATCTGTAAAGAAAATTGAATTTGATGGAAACATATTTGAAGGGAGTGATAAAGACATTATTATTGCTTTAAAGAATCGTGACTTAGTATTCAAATCTTCTAATGATTACTTACATAGTTACCCTCATTGTTGGAGATGTAATAATCCTATAATTTATTATGCTCGAGATTCTTGGTATATAAAAGCTACTTCTTTTTCAAAAGAATTAGTTGAAAATAATGATAAAATGATTAAATGGCAACCTCCAGAAATTGGTGCTGGTAGATTTGGTAATTGGTTAAAAGAAGTTAAAGATTGGTCACTTTCAAGGGATAGATATTGGGGTACACCACTTCCAATTTGGGTTTCTGAAGATAATCCTAATGATATGTTTTGTGTAGGTTCAATTGAGGAATTATTAACTGGTAGTTTTGAAAAAGAAGATGGTTCTGTTGTTAAAGCAATTGATGTTAAAGATGAATTAGATTTACATAAGCCTTTTGTTGATAATATCTTTTTTATAAAAAATGGTATAACTTATAGGAGAACACCTGAGCTAATAGATGTATGGTATGATTCTGGATCAATGCCATTTGCTCAATGGCATTACCCATTTGAGAATGTTGATAAATTCAAATCTAATTTTCCTGCTGATTTTATTGCTGAAGGAGTTGATCAAACTAGAGGATGGTTTTATACATTACATGCAATTGCAACCCCTTTGTTTGGTTGTTCTGCAACAAAGAATATTCTTGTTAATGATTTAGTTTTAGATGATAAAGGGCAAAAAATGTCTAAGTCTAAAGGTAATATTTTAAATCCATTTACTTTAATAGATAAATATGGTGCAGATGCAGTAAGATGGTATATGATTACAAGTTCTCCTCCTTGGAAACCTATGATTTTCTCTGAAAATGATTTATCTAAAACAGTATTATCAGATTTTTTCAGGGCATTAACAAACACTTATAATTTCTTTGTTTTATACGCAAATATAGATGGCTTCAATTATGATCAAGAAAAAATTCCTGTAAAAGATAGAGCAGAACTTGACAGATGGATTATTTCTTCCATGAATTCTATGATCAAAAATTATACTGAGTTTATGGAAGATTATGACCCAACAAAAGCAATGCGATTAGTTTCTGAATTTGCAATTGAAAACTTATCAAACTGGTATGTTAGGCGTAATAGAAGACGATTTTGGAAAAGTGAAATGTCTGTAGATAAAGTTTCAGCATATCAAACTTTATATGAATGTTTGGTTTGTATTGTTAAATTAATGGCACCATTATCTCCTTTTATTTCTGATAAAATGTATAATATGTTAAATTCTACAACTAAATTAGAAGATATTGATTCTGTTCATTTGGCATATATTCCTGATTCCATAACATCTGATATAGATTTAGATTTAGAAAGAAGAATGAAAAGGGCTCAAAAATCAGTTGCTTTAGCTAGAGCACTTCGAGAAAAATCAAAGATTAAAGTAAGGCAACCTTTAAGTAAAATGCTAATTGCAGTTTCAAATGAAACAGAACGTAATGATTATAATTTAATTGAAGATATAATTAAGGAAGAGATAAATATTAAGGAAATATTGTATGTTGGAATAAATGAGCAATCTGATGTTGTTAAGAAAAGAGCAAAAGCTAATTTTAAAACTCTAGGACCTAAGTTTGGTAAGAGTATGAAAACTGTTGCTGATGCAATTGGAAATATGTCAACATTACAAATTTCTGAAATTATTTTAAATGGTAAAATTGAGTTAGCTTTTAATGGAGATTATTTTGAAATTGTAAAAGAAGATATTGATATTCTTCATGATGAAATACAAGGCTGGTTAATTGCATCTGAAGGGACTTTAACAGTAGCTTTAGATACTGAGCTAGATGAAGATCTTTTAAGCGAGGGGAATGCTAGAGAATTTGTTAATAGAATTCAGAATTTAAGAAAAGATTCTAAGTTTGAAGTTACTGACAGAATTAAGATTTTTTATTCAACAAATGAGCAAACTAAATCTTCTTTAATACGTCAGCGCGATTATATTTGTTCAGAAACACTTGCAATCGATTTAATAGACGATGAATCATCAAATTTTGAAATAGATATAAATGGAATAATTTGTAAAGTTAAGATAATGAAGGCAAATTAG
- a CDS encoding pirin family protein — MVKKIYKSENRGVASHGWLNSRFSFSFAGWYNPELIHFGMLRVLNDDIISPGMGFGMHPHENMEIITIVLSGELEHKDTMGNGSVIKVGDVQIMSAGIGLEHSEFNPSLTEETKLLQLWIFPKERNINPRYGQRTFKLTDNKNVFIPVVSHNLQNESLWINQKATISLVEFDNLMAVNYIVNDSGNGAYIFVIDGYFNIENEIVNKRDAIGIYDIDNINIEPKSIGKLLIIDIPMN; from the coding sequence ATGGTTAAAAAAATCTATAAATCTGAAAATCGAGGTGTTGCATCACATGGGTGGTTAAATTCAAGATTTTCTTTCAGTTTTGCTGGATGGTATAATCCTGAATTAATTCATTTTGGAATGCTCAGGGTTCTCAATGATGATATTATAAGTCCTGGAATGGGCTTTGGTATGCATCCTCACGAAAATATGGAAATTATAACAATCGTATTATCTGGTGAGCTAGAGCATAAAGATACTATGGGGAATGGCTCTGTAATTAAAGTTGGAGATGTTCAAATAATGAGTGCTGGGATTGGTCTTGAACATAGTGAATTTAATCCATCACTTACTGAGGAAACAAAACTTTTACAACTTTGGATTTTCCCAAAAGAACGTAATATAAATCCAAGATATGGTCAAAGAACTTTTAAGTTAACTGATAATAAAAACGTGTTCATACCAGTTGTTTCACATAATCTACAAAATGAATCACTTTGGATAAATCAAAAAGCAACAATTTCACTGGTAGAATTTGATAATTTAATGGCTGTTAATTATATAGTTAATGATTCTGGAAATGGTGCCTATATTTTTGTTATTGATGGTTATTTTAATATTGAAAATGAAATAGTAAATAAACGTGATGCTATTGGAATTTATGACATCGATAATATTAATATAGAACCTAAATCAATAGGTAAATTGCTTATTATTGATATTCCAATGAATTAA
- a CDS encoding YegS/Rv2252/BmrU family lipid kinase, with the protein MSYLFVINKTSNRSCSIEEINILLDLINNKSDCNFKFTEFTNHAKEITINAIIEGYQNIIACGGDGTVHEVINGIMNFEKSLRPNFGCIPIGSGNDFAYGLNLDFDLKNAFYNIFNGGIKAIDVGEVISEIKTEFFNNTVGIGFDANVTIQSRKIKKLRGVFIYLLAVLQTLKKNFNFYNSKIFIDNELTIDTSFFMLTLGNGPREGGGFITTPNSMLDDGVFEYMLVPKLKKINVLKLLPKVMKGNHVSSGMAQFGKFKQMRIVSNSCLPVHLDGEIFSTLSDFVMDLKIEIKVASINILY; encoded by the coding sequence ATGAGTTATTTATTTGTTATTAATAAAACATCAAATAGAAGTTGTAGTATTGAAGAAATAAATATACTACTTGATTTGATAAATAATAAAAGCGATTGTAATTTCAAGTTTACTGAATTTACTAACCACGCTAAAGAAATTACTATCAATGCAATTATTGAAGGTTATCAAAATATTATTGCATGTGGTGGTGATGGAACTGTTCATGAAGTTATTAACGGAATAATGAATTTTGAAAAATCTTTAAGACCAAATTTTGGATGTATTCCAATTGGATCTGGCAATGATTTTGCTTATGGATTGAATTTAGATTTTGATTTGAAAAATGCATTTTATAACATTTTTAATGGTGGTATTAAAGCTATAGATGTAGGTGAAGTAATCTCAGAAATCAAAACAGAATTTTTTAATAATACTGTTGGAATTGGTTTTGATGCTAATGTAACTATTCAATCACGAAAAATTAAAAAATTAAGAGGTGTTTTTATCTACTTATTAGCAGTTTTACAAACTCTAAAGAAAAATTTTAACTTTTATAATAGTAAGATATTTATAGATAATGAGTTAACAATTGATACATCTTTTTTTATGTTGACTTTGGGAAATGGTCCTAGGGAAGGGGGTGGTTTTATTACAACTCCAAATTCAATGTTGGATGATGGTGTTTTTGAATATATGCTAGTTCCAAAGTTAAAAAAGATAAATGTTTTAAAGTTGTTACCAAAAGTTATGAAAGGAAATCATGTTAGTTCTGGGATGGCACAATTTGGCAAATTCAAACAAATGAGAATTGTTTCAAATTCTTGCTTACCAGTTCATTTAGACGGGGAAATATTTTCAACATTATCGGATTTTGTTATGGATCTTAAAATTGAAATAAAGGTTGCATCCATCAATATATTGTACTAA